From a single Stomoxys calcitrans chromosome 4, idStoCalc2.1, whole genome shotgun sequence genomic region:
- the LOC106093058 gene encoding RILP-like protein homolog — MPGFHFNEMGDMVLDAIDDIGVVDVYDLASDIGKEYEKIIDRFGTEAATGLMPKIINTLELLEALAAKNEHENATIQELKEKIAQLESEKSEKAEFRRRFEKELEMIEELWRTETNDLADLVTSLQEENKRLIKQTQDLQSSSAHSSGLGASLTESIISITNNELHSALSDTQVLQRLKEQIYRQRDELKEKERELQSKYTEIEHMTIQLERFKASGRDTRRRCTMLQTQVKTLCEERADFLAQLQDQQRDINSLRKRLGLAEKENEDLVMSQDDDPNDPNRPRYTTRELKELLSERDELLTTIENLNEELRALKPTEITANDDSSSEDEDDDGIGAEGDDDSQKGDQTETPPENDAPVQGPLPYEPDDAPWKKTNESGIRKFFRKLFSDTSDGSSGSNQPTFQKRSLATLSKMALSASPAATNPNVNTLQYYRYY; from the exons ATGCCAGGTtttcatttcaatgaaatgggcGATATGGTGCTGGATGCTATTGATGATATCGGAGTAGTGGATGTTTACGATCTGGCCTCGGACATTGGCAAGGAATATGAGAAGATCATAGATCGTTTTGGCACCGAAGCGGCTACAG GTCTTATGCCCAAAATCATCAACACTTTGGAGTTGCTTGAGGCGTTGGCTGCTAAAAATGAGCATGAAAATGCCACCATTCAGGAGCTAAAAGAAAAGATAGCCCAATTGGAAAGTGAAAAATCGGAAAAGGCTGAGTTTCGGCGACGTTTCGAAAAGGAATTGGAAATGATTGAAGAACTATGGCGCACAGAAACAAATGATTTGGCGGATTTGGTTACCTCACTGCAAGAGGAGAACAAAAGATTGATTAAGCAAACACAAGATCTACAATCCTCTTCTGCTCATTCATCCGGTTTGGGAGCGAGTCTGACGGAAAGCATTATCAGTATTACCAATAACGAGTTACATTCGGCCTTGAGCGATACTCAGGTTCTGCAACGTTTGAAGGAGCAAATCTATCGACAAAGGGATGAGCTGAAGGAAAAGGAAAGGGAGTTGCAGAGTAAATACACTGAAATTGAACAT ATGACCATCCAGCTGGAACGCTTTAAAGCATCTGGACGTGACACTCGTCGCCGTTGCACAATGCTACAAACTCAAGTGAAAACTTTGTGTGAGGAGCGAGCCGACTTTTTGGCACAGCTACAAGATCAGCAACGTGATATAAATAGTTTGAGAAAACGTTTGGGTCTCGCCGAAAAGGAAAACGAAGATTTGGTAATGTCACAAGATGATGACCCAAATGATCCAAATCGTCCACGTTACACTACAAGGGAATTGAAGGAGTTACTCAGCGAACGTGATGAACTACTGACCACAATCGAAAACTTAAACGAAGAGTTGAGGGCCCTCAAGCCAACTGAGATAACGGCAAATGATGATTCCAGTTCGGAGGATGAGGACGATGATGGTATTGGTGCTGAAGGGGATGACGATAGCCAGAAAGGCGATCAAACGGAAAC gcctcccgaaaaTGATGCACCAGTTCAAGGTCCACTACCCTACGAACCCGATGATGCCCCCTGGAAAAAGACAAACGAATCTGGTATTCGTAAATT TTTCCGTAAATTATTTTCCGATACCAGTGATGGTAGCTCTGGC